One stretch of Muribaculum intestinale DNA includes these proteins:
- the ahpF gene encoding alkyl hydroperoxide reductase subunit F, translating to MLDKDIIEQLKSIFGNLKSDIVFLLQQSDNAAQSSEMKSFLDDVASTSPHLSVVESNDKAEAPTFEIVKNGQPTGVKFCGIPNGHEFTTLLLAILNSDGQGKNLPDETLASRIKVLKGPIDLQTFVSLTCTNCPDVAQALNIIAILNPSVQNTVIDGAVVPELVQPLNIQSVPSVYADGKPFSVGRSSLGDLLEKLESVYGFSDNTALQPVTREYDVIILGGGPAGAAAAVYCARKGFNTAVIAKSVGGQVRETMDIENLISVPKTTGPQLAADLKTHLSQYAIDIFEDRNVDSADVTGSEKTLVCGNETFKGKALIIATGAGWRKLSIPGESEHIGHGVAFCTHCDGPFYAGKRVAVIGGGNSGIEAAIDLAAMCPHVDVFEFLDTLKADGVLQSKSADMNNIDIHVSSQVTEIIGDGKNVSGIKVKDRVSGAETVYPVSGVFVQIGLVPNSSLFKDSIAITRSGEIIVDERCRTSVNGVYAAGDVTTVPYKQIVVAMGEGAKAALSVFEDSMRGMLG from the coding sequence ATGCTTGACAAAGATATTATCGAACAACTGAAATCGATATTTGGAAATCTGAAATCAGATATCGTTTTCCTACTACAGCAATCAGACAATGCGGCTCAGTCATCAGAGATGAAATCATTTCTTGACGATGTAGCCTCTACATCCCCGCATCTCTCCGTTGTTGAGTCAAACGACAAAGCCGAAGCGCCAACATTTGAGATTGTAAAAAACGGACAACCGACAGGCGTGAAGTTCTGTGGAATTCCGAATGGCCACGAATTCACCACACTGTTGCTTGCGATACTGAATTCCGACGGTCAGGGCAAAAACCTCCCGGATGAGACACTTGCCTCCCGTATTAAAGTTCTGAAAGGCCCGATTGACTTACAGACATTTGTCTCCCTCACGTGCACCAACTGTCCGGATGTAGCCCAAGCATTGAATATCATTGCCATACTGAATCCAAGCGTTCAGAATACAGTAATAGACGGAGCTGTAGTACCGGAACTCGTACAGCCACTTAACATCCAGTCAGTACCAAGTGTATACGCCGACGGCAAGCCATTCAGCGTAGGACGCTCTTCGCTTGGAGACCTGCTTGAAAAGCTCGAATCTGTATACGGTTTCTCCGACAACACCGCATTGCAACCTGTTACACGTGAATATGATGTAATCATACTTGGAGGAGGTCCGGCCGGCGCTGCGGCGGCAGTCTATTGTGCAAGGAAAGGATTCAATACCGCAGTAATCGCCAAAAGCGTTGGCGGACAGGTACGCGAGACCATGGATATCGAGAACCTCATCTCAGTTCCGAAGACAACCGGCCCACAGCTTGCCGCCGACCTCAAGACTCATCTCTCGCAATACGCCATTGATATATTTGAAGACCGCAATGTCGACTCGGCTGACGTGACCGGGAGCGAGAAGACTCTTGTTTGCGGAAATGAGACTTTCAAAGGGAAAGCCTTGATTATCGCCACAGGAGCAGGATGGAGAAAATTGTCAATCCCCGGCGAATCGGAACATATCGGACACGGGGTGGCATTCTGTACCCACTGCGACGGTCCATTCTATGCAGGCAAGCGTGTGGCTGTTATCGGAGGTGGCAACTCCGGCATAGAAGCCGCCATAGATCTTGCCGCGATGTGTCCGCATGTAGATGTATTCGAGTTTCTTGACACATTGAAAGCCGACGGAGTACTCCAGAGCAAGTCTGCCGATATGAACAATATTGATATCCATGTATCATCACAAGTGACCGAAATAATCGGTGATGGAAAGAACGTATCCGGAATAAAAGTCAAAGACAGAGTATCCGGTGCAGAGACAGTATATCCGGTGTCGGGAGTATTCGTTCAGATCGGGCTCGTGCCAAACAGCTCTCTGTTTAAAGACAGTATTGCAATTACCAGATCCGGCGAAATCATCGTGGATGAGCGGTGCAGGACTTCTGTCAATGGCGTCTATGCCGCAGGAGATGTTACAACCGTGCCATACAAACAGATTGTTGTCGCCATGGGCGAAGGCGCCAAAGCCGCGCTATCTGTATTCGAAGACTCCATGCGCGGTATGCTTGGATAA
- a CDS encoding LysM peptidoglycan-binding domain-containing protein, with the protein MNYHNFRNRIVLTAAVLGATFNATALDLPTRMVNGNVCYYYEVQPKETVYSLARRFGFTKAQIIHYNPSVADGLRAGQTLYFPKDEVDALPSTPKHQSKQSTPENNVTSPANTTVSCHLVKKGETIYGISRQYDISEADLIAANPRLETVGLKYGTVLTIPTKEPQPTYEYTPKSLSTPASTSVYSTPKSEYSVTADATEPKNTTTTASTYESPVFTTASTTTVYVENIASGDTIESKNSYGNNMSAPQVEDPTLLTPSEATMPDIESQPDTLRMTVMLPFMLSAQQPDKQAQLYTEFYRGLLLAADSLRNHGNPLIISAYDTAASIDTVNSILSHPEVAKSTVIIAPDDDLQLGRIASFASENGTKVFNAFAVKSTLYHNNAAMMQANIPHSDMYDTAVAGILKEYPDYTLAMLVPQEGGKTDKAEFQSRLRSKAMADGRKIVEVTYSGMLRQADLEKLTANEKYIFIPPSGTQTEFSRIISTLKAYKESLNDYNAARLFGYPEWITFRGDALENMRFMNTTIYSRFYNDESSLRTKDLTAEYSRWYGTPMMNAIPVQGILGFDAGMYLIRSLNNSEPFPGTMPYSGIQSDFRFASDGSNAGAVNKALYLVNFRPSGITEKISL; encoded by the coding sequence ATGAACTACCACAACTTCCGCAACAGGATTGTTCTTACCGCCGCCGTACTTGGCGCTACATTTAATGCAACCGCACTCGACCTGCCCACACGCATGGTCAATGGAAATGTATGCTATTACTATGAGGTACAGCCCAAAGAGACTGTATATAGCCTCGCTCGACGTTTCGGATTCACCAAGGCTCAGATTATACATTACAACCCATCGGTAGCCGACGGACTCCGTGCAGGTCAGACACTTTATTTCCCAAAAGATGAGGTAGATGCTCTCCCGTCAACTCCTAAACATCAGTCGAAGCAATCGACTCCGGAAAACAATGTCACATCACCTGCAAACACAACCGTCTCATGCCATCTTGTAAAAAAAGGAGAGACCATATATGGCATCAGCCGACAGTATGACATCTCGGAAGCCGATCTGATTGCCGCCAATCCTCGGCTGGAGACTGTCGGTCTAAAATATGGTACCGTTCTTACCATCCCGACTAAAGAGCCACAGCCTACATATGAATATACTCCGAAAAGCCTGTCAACCCCGGCCTCTACCTCTGTATATTCAACGCCGAAATCGGAATATTCCGTTACAGCCGATGCCACCGAGCCCAAAAACACAACAACGACAGCCTCGACTTACGAGTCACCTGTCTTCACTACAGCAAGTACCACCACTGTTTATGTTGAAAACATAGCATCAGGCGACACCATTGAATCAAAAAATTCCTATGGAAACAACATGTCGGCACCCCAGGTAGAGGATCCGACATTACTAACCCCCTCGGAAGCCACTATGCCCGATATCGAATCACAGCCTGACACACTGCGCATGACAGTCATGCTACCGTTCATGCTGTCGGCACAACAGCCCGACAAGCAGGCCCAGCTTTACACGGAATTCTACCGTGGGCTCCTGCTTGCGGCCGATTCACTGCGCAATCACGGCAATCCGCTCATAATATCGGCGTATGATACTGCCGCAAGTATTGATACGGTAAATTCGATACTCTCTCACCCGGAAGTTGCCAAGTCAACCGTGATTATCGCGCCCGATGACGACCTGCAATTAGGACGCATCGCATCATTCGCCTCAGAAAACGGTACAAAAGTGTTCAATGCCTTTGCAGTGAAGAGCACACTTTACCATAACAACGCAGCCATGATGCAGGCCAATATCCCCCACTCCGATATGTATGATACCGCTGTGGCCGGAATCCTGAAAGAATATCCCGACTATACACTGGCAATGCTTGTACCCCAGGAAGGCGGAAAAACCGATAAAGCCGAATTTCAAAGTCGCCTACGTTCGAAAGCAATGGCCGATGGCCGAAAAATAGTTGAGGTAACCTACTCCGGCATGCTGCGCCAGGCTGATCTGGAGAAACTCACTGCCAATGAAAAATACATTTTCATACCACCATCCGGCACCCAGACTGAATTCTCGCGCATCATCAGCACTTTGAAAGCATACAAAGAGAGTCTTAATGACTACAATGCCGCACGTTTGTTCGGCTACCCCGAGTGGATAACATTCCGTGGCGATGCCCTTGAGAACATGCGCTTCATGAACACGACCATATATTCACGGTTCTACAACGACGAAAGTTCTCTGCGCACAAAAGATTTGACCGCAGAATATTCACGCTGGTACGGAACCCCCATGATGAATGCGATTCCGGTACAAGGCATTCTCGGATTTGATGCCGGCATGTATCTTATCCGTTCGTTAAACAACTCAGAGCCTTTCCCCGGCACTATGCCATACAGCGGTATTCAAAGTGATTTCCGGTTTGCCTCCGACGGCAGTAATGCAGGGGCCGTAAACAAAGCGCTATATCTTGTCAACTTCAGGCCTTCCGGCATAACAGAGAAAATCAGTCTATAA
- a CDS encoding dienelactone hydrolase family protein: MIERKYILRMAVIAMIGWSIVFGGDNELLAKKPLQKRGEYEFTFDMPKYVEDLKKELTYPMAWGNSDEKDFESWRMMAREKVLECMMTPPKRASAEVEIVATERREGYEARKIRFNVNAYSRITAYLLVPDGDGPHPAVNLLHDHGGHLFIGKEKMIRPFGEDSVVVADADEWADRLYGGQYFGDFLARNGYVVFSADAPMWGDRGREEGVDRSKYDIIAGNMMMLGRSLSAFMTYDDIACTDLLATFPEVDSERIGCAGCSMGGYRSWMLSALSDRIKAGASVSWMVTTDVQMSVKDRKREYGGFANCIPGLRQYLDYPHIASIACPRAMLFINGRQDHLFPIDGVEDAYSEMHKVWDSQNAGHRLTTELWDIPHSCGKAVQSRLLEFFNSNL; encoded by the coding sequence ATGATAGAAAGAAAATATATACTGCGTATGGCTGTAATAGCTATGATAGGGTGGTCTATTGTTTTTGGTGGTGATAATGAGCTACTGGCAAAGAAGCCGTTGCAGAAACGTGGTGAATATGAGTTTACATTTGATATGCCTAAATATGTCGAGGATTTAAAGAAGGAACTTACTTATCCTATGGCATGGGGAAACTCTGATGAAAAAGATTTTGAAAGTTGGCGCATGATGGCTCGGGAGAAGGTCTTGGAATGCATGATGACGCCACCTAAAAGAGCTTCGGCAGAAGTGGAAATTGTCGCTACGGAGCGTAGGGAGGGATATGAGGCCCGCAAAATACGTTTTAATGTCAATGCATATTCACGCATTACAGCATATCTCCTTGTCCCTGACGGAGATGGGCCTCATCCGGCTGTGAATTTGCTTCATGACCATGGCGGACATCTGTTTATCGGCAAGGAGAAAATGATCAGGCCTTTTGGTGAAGATTCGGTAGTTGTGGCCGATGCCGACGAGTGGGCCGACCGGCTTTATGGTGGGCAGTACTTCGGTGATTTTCTCGCCCGCAATGGTTATGTGGTATTCTCGGCCGACGCTCCTATGTGGGGTGACCGTGGGCGCGAAGAGGGCGTTGATCGGTCGAAGTATGATATTATTGCAGGGAATATGATGATGCTCGGACGCAGCCTGAGTGCGTTTATGACCTACGACGACATAGCATGTACGGATTTGCTTGCGACGTTTCCTGAGGTCGATTCGGAGCGTATAGGTTGTGCAGGATGTTCGATGGGAGGCTATCGCAGCTGGATGCTTTCAGCATTGAGCGACCGCATAAAAGCCGGTGCGTCGGTGAGCTGGATGGTGACTACTGATGTGCAGATGTCGGTCAAGGATCGAAAGCGAGAGTATGGCGGATTTGCCAACTGTATCCCCGGGTTAAGGCAGTATCTTGATTATCCTCATATTGCTTCGATAGCGTGTCCGCGGGCCATGCTTTTTATCAATGGACGTCAGGACCATCTATTCCCGATTGACGGTGTCGAGGATGCTTATTCCGAGATGCACAAAGTGTGGGACAGCCAGAATGCAGGACACCGCCTTACCACTGAACTATGGGATATCCCTCATTCGTGCGGTAAGGCGGTGCAGAGTCGTCTGTTGGAGTTCTTTAACTCTAATCTGTAA
- a CDS encoding SIMPL domain-containing protein — protein MKILTRILPALLIAAGILFLGVFIKSGIDNFAYRDRVVAVRGLAEKEVMANKVTWPIVCKEVGNDLTSIYDKITSNTAKISKFLTDNGISADEILVQPPQILDLQAERYGSNDRPFRYNVTSVVVVTSPNVEKVNKLISRQTELLKQGIAITAGDYEYRTIYEYTALNDIKPGMIAEATANAREAADKFAADSKSRLGKIKTASQGQFDISDRDPYTPYLKKVRVVSTIVFYLED, from the coding sequence ATGAAAATTCTGACACGAATTCTGCCCGCACTATTGATTGCAGCCGGCATCCTTTTCCTCGGAGTGTTTATCAAAAGTGGCATCGACAATTTCGCCTATCGCGACCGAGTGGTAGCCGTACGTGGCCTTGCCGAAAAAGAAGTTATGGCCAACAAGGTCACATGGCCTATAGTGTGCAAAGAGGTGGGCAACGATCTTACTTCAATATACGATAAGATTACTTCAAACACAGCCAAAATCAGCAAATTTCTGACTGACAACGGCATCTCAGCCGACGAAATACTTGTACAACCGCCCCAGATTCTGGACCTCCAGGCCGAACGATACGGTTCCAACGACCGGCCGTTCCGCTACAATGTAACATCTGTAGTTGTTGTTACATCTCCCAACGTTGAAAAAGTCAACAAACTCATTTCACGTCAGACCGAACTGCTTAAGCAGGGCATTGCCATAACAGCCGGTGACTATGAATACCGTACAATCTATGAATATACAGCTCTTAACGACATCAAACCCGGTATGATAGCAGAGGCTACAGCCAATGCCAGAGAAGCTGCCGATAAATTCGCGGCAGACTCAAAGAGCCGGCTCGGCAAAATCAAGACAGCCTCACAAGGGCAGTTTGACATATCTGACCGCGACCCCTATACTCCCTACCTCAAAAAAGTACGTGTAGTATCCACCATTGTATTCTATCTTGAGGATTAA
- the ahpC gene encoding alkyl hydroperoxide reductase subunit C, translating to MESIINTHIPEFKVQAYHNGEFKTITDKDVLGKWAVFFFYPADFTFVCPTELEDMAEKYDKFKELGVEVYSVSTDSHFVHKAWHDASDSIKKIQYPMLADPTGILSRAFGVMIEEDGMAYRGTFVSNPEGMIKLVEIQDNSIGRNAEELLRRVEAAQFVATHDGEVCPAKWKQGQATLKPNIDLVGKI from the coding sequence ATGGAATCAATTATCAACACTCATATCCCTGAATTCAAAGTTCAGGCATATCACAACGGAGAGTTCAAAACTATCACAGACAAGGATGTGCTCGGCAAATGGGCAGTATTCTTCTTCTATCCGGCCGACTTTACATTTGTATGCCCTACCGAGCTGGAGGATATGGCCGAGAAATACGACAAGTTTAAAGAATTGGGCGTAGAAGTCTACTCTGTAAGTACCGACTCTCATTTCGTACATAAAGCATGGCATGACGCCTCCGACAGTATTAAAAAAATCCAATATCCTATGCTTGCCGACCCCACCGGCATTCTTAGCCGCGCGTTCGGAGTGATGATTGAGGAGGACGGGATGGCATATCGAGGCACATTTGTAAGCAACCCCGAAGGCATGATTAAACTCGTAGAAATACAGGACAACAGCATCGGGCGTAACGCAGAAGAACTGCTCAGACGTGTGGAGGCCGCACAGTTTGTTGCCACACACGATGGCGAGGTATGCCCGGCCAAATGGAAACAGGGACAGGCGACACTTAAACCGAATATCGACCTGGTAGGCAAAATCTAA
- the rfbC gene encoding dTDP-4-dehydrorhamnose 3,5-epimerase, translating into MEFIKTPIDGVVIIEPRIFKDARGYFFESFSRREFENAVGPVDFVQDNESMSMRGVMRGLHFQRPPFTQAKLVRCVVGSVLDVAVDLRKGSATYGKHVAVELTADNHRQLFVPRGFAHGFAVLSDVAIFQYKCDNYYAPQADGGISIADDSLGINWRIDPSQAILSEKDMHHPLLCDFDSPF; encoded by the coding sequence ATGGAATTTATCAAGACGCCCATCGATGGAGTGGTCATAATAGAACCGCGGATATTTAAAGATGCCCGTGGATATTTCTTCGAAAGTTTCTCCCGCCGCGAATTTGAAAATGCTGTAGGTCCGGTTGATTTCGTTCAGGACAATGAGTCCATGTCTATGCGCGGAGTGATGCGAGGGCTTCATTTCCAGCGGCCACCGTTTACTCAGGCAAAACTTGTGAGATGTGTGGTAGGCTCTGTGCTTGATGTCGCTGTAGATCTACGGAAAGGGTCTGCGACCTACGGAAAGCATGTGGCAGTGGAACTTACCGCAGACAATCACCGTCAGCTCTTTGTCCCGCGCGGCTTTGCACATGGCTTTGCCGTGTTGTCGGATGTAGCGATATTTCAATACAAGTGTGACAATTATTATGCCCCTCAGGCCGATGGCGGGATTTCAATTGCAGACGATTCGCTGGGCATAAACTGGCGGATAGACCCTTCGCAGGCCATTTTGTCTGAAAAAGATATGCATCATCCGTTGCTATGCGATTTTGACTCCCCATTCTGA